The window TCGCACTCCGATTTTGGGAACCTCAAACCCAATATTTCGACCAATATCTACTAAGCAGTTTTGAGTCTCTGTGTCTTTTCCACGCATGACCGAATTTCCGACTACTACTATCGCTGCTTTCCCATATTTCAAAACTCGATACATTTCTCTTAAAGTTCGTGTCATTTCGGAATAATATCGATGTAATACTTTTCCACGTTTGGAATCGAGTCTGGAAATATCTGCTACTACCGTTGAGGTGAAATCAGGCAGTTTTTCGTAATCTATATTTGTCATCACTTCGCCGCCGATATACTCTTTACGTTTCAGACTAAGTTCATCAATTTGGTAGCCAAACCATACTAATGGAAACTTATGGGCACGCATGTAATCGATTGCGTTTGAAGCGTAGGGTGGGGATGTTACAATCAAATCAACACTTTTATCTTCTAAGGGTAATTTTTGAGCATTTCCAAAATTAATTTCGGGCCTTATTGATCTTGAATTCCTATTGACTAAACCCTCTATATTTTGAATACACCGTTTTTCAAATTCTTCAATGGGCGAACGTAATTTCTTTGTCAAAATTTTAAGTCTTGGAAATTCACTTTCATCTAATTCTTCTCCGAATAGGATTCGACCATTTGTTGAAAAAACCACTTTTGCTTTGTGAGGTCGAGTATGAGCGAGATCAAGGGCTAAAGATACACCACCTGATTTAGTGATAATTATTGCCGAGAAGGCCAACTCAAAAAAGGTCCTTATATCTACATCTTCAATTCGGGATATTTGAAGGACTAAAGCTAACAACTCAAGTTGTATTTCCTGTGCAAACCAATAATCTATAAATTGTTTTGTTTTTGAATCCCATCGGTTCAATAGTATCTGTTCAAGTTTTTTTGTCTCTTGGTTAACCAAATTTTTCGCATTCTTTAATATTTCTTGGTAATGTCTAATTAGTTCTTCTTGTTTTAAAGGAGTGGTTTTAACTTTAGAAATCATTATTGCAAGTGGATCAATATCGAATCCAATTCCTCTTCGCCCAGTCAAATATGCCTCCAAGACCGTAGTGCCTGAACCCATCATAGGGTCCAACACAACATCGTTAGGTTCGGTTAAATCTTTGATAAATTGTAATGGTAGTTGTGGGGGGAATTTTGCCGGGAAGGAATGGAAATTGTGAGAAGCATAACTACTGTTTTTTCTATGGAAATCTAGATCATTTGATAATATATCTATAAGGTTATTAACATAATCCCCATCTTTTTTAGGCTGATATACCGCATACTCTAAGGAAAGTTGTTCTTTAACTGCTGGAAGTAATTCTTTTGACATATTCAGCCGCCCTTTAAAATTTCATCAAATATATATCATCACCATTAAAACTGGATAAATATAAAGTGCATAGCTGAATTTACAAAATTGTTTATCGGAAGAATTTTTTAGTGCGAATGGTACCGGAATTTCCAAATGGAAACTGACAAACTTACTAAGCCACATAACGCCCACAATCAGGCTCCGAGGGGGCGCGTCAGCGCGCCCCCGAAGGTAGCCTGCATTGTGATGTTGGAACTCCGTTTCATCTCCTGCGGCGTTTCCTCAGCCCAAGGACCTCCTGCCGAATAAACTGCCGGTAGGATTGCGGCTCTGTCTGAAACTCACCGTACTCCTCCCGCTCCTGCATTTCGAGGTGGACTTGCCAATACTTGATCATGCTGTTGCGGATACGATGCAGCTCTCGGAGGGACTTGTGATGCAAGTCCCTCTCATCTCCTTCAACCCACGACATTAGTTTGTACTCGCTGCGATCATCCCAGGACTTGAGGCCCCGGCAGTCTTCAAGCAGGTTTCTGATGTCGGCCATAAGGTTCTCTCGGGCACGGGTACGTAGTCCATACAGGGTCACGCCGGAGAGACCGAGAACTCCAAAGACTATCGCAATGATCATTTCCATTTCATGTTCCAACTAGTAATTGATAAGTTTATAGATAATACCAGATAAATTTTATCATTGCATTTTTAATATTGATTTTTCTTCAAAAAACAGATAAACTCTTTGCAGATAATTAGCTGTTTATGTATGTTATCTATAAGAATAGGGCTTTAGTATTTTCTTTGATATTACGCAAGAGGTTTCTTTTGAATATTCCACAAGACATTACGGTTAAGTTCAATCATATCCTCATCCAAAAGAA of the Candidatus Brocadiaceae bacterium genome contains:
- a CDS encoding site-specific DNA-methyltransferase → MSKELLPAVKEQLSLEYAVYQPKKDGDYVNNLIDILSNDLDFHRKNSSYASHNFHSFPAKFPPQLPLQFIKDLTEPNDVVLDPMMGSGTTVLEAYLTGRRGIGFDIDPLAIMISKVKTTPLKQEELIRHYQEILKNAKNLVNQETKKLEQILLNRWDSKTKQFIDYWFAQEIQLELLALVLQISRIEDVDIRTFFELAFSAIIITKSGGVSLALDLAHTRPHKAKVVFSTNGRILFGEELDESEFPRLKILTKKLRSPIEEFEKRCIQNIEGLVNRNSRSIRPEINFGNAQKLPLEDKSVDLIVTSPPYASNAIDYMRAHKFPLVWFGYQIDELSLKRKEYIGGEVMTNIDYEKLPDFTSTVVADISRLDSKRGKVLHRYYSEMTRTLREMYRVLKYGKAAIVVVGNSVMRGKDTETQNCLVDIGRNIGFEVPKIGVRKLDRNKRMLPAGIETNTNSQIQQRMHEEYVIGFYKPEN